A single region of the Mycobacterium lentiflavum genome encodes:
- a CDS encoding (2Fe-2S)-binding protein, protein MYVCLCVGATNHTVAECVARGASTSKEVAALCGAGGDCGRCRRTLRAIIEASKQVDAELESAVSR, encoded by the coding sequence ATGTACGTGTGCTTGTGCGTCGGCGCCACCAATCACACCGTGGCTGAATGCGTGGCCCGTGGTGCCTCCACCTCGAAGGAGGTGGCGGCGCTGTGCGGTGCCGGCGGTGACTGCGGGCGGTGCCGGCGAACGCTGCGGGCGATCATCGAGGCGTCCAAGCAAGTCGACGCCGAACTCGAATCCGCGGTGTCGCGCTAG
- a CDS encoding enoyl-CoA hydratase/isomerase family protein, whose protein sequence is MTLLIDDTNRVRTLTLNRPEALNAFNEALYDATAEALLAAAEDPEIAVVILTGTGRGFSAGTDLAEMQARITDPDFAAGTHGFPGLIDALSAFPKPLICAVNGVGVGIGATILGYADLAFMSSTARLKCPFTSLGVAPEAASSYLLPQLIGRQNAAWLLMSSEWVDAQEALRMGLVWRVCEPEELLPETRRYAEVLASRPVSSLMAVKHTMTEPIRPEIVAATARENAHFAELMGAAANAAALASFAERKNS, encoded by the coding sequence GTGACATTGCTGATCGATGACACCAACCGGGTACGCACCCTGACGTTGAACCGGCCCGAGGCGCTCAACGCCTTCAACGAAGCGCTCTACGACGCCACCGCGGAGGCACTGTTGGCCGCTGCCGAGGACCCGGAAATCGCGGTCGTTATCTTGACCGGAACCGGCCGCGGCTTTTCTGCCGGCACCGATCTGGCCGAGATGCAGGCACGCATCACCGATCCCGACTTCGCTGCGGGCACGCACGGATTCCCCGGCTTGATCGACGCGCTGAGCGCGTTTCCCAAACCCCTGATTTGCGCCGTGAACGGTGTCGGAGTCGGGATCGGCGCCACCATCCTCGGCTACGCCGACCTGGCGTTCATGTCGTCGACGGCACGGCTGAAGTGTCCGTTCACCAGCCTGGGTGTGGCCCCCGAAGCGGCCTCGTCGTATCTGCTGCCGCAGCTGATCGGCCGGCAGAACGCCGCGTGGTTGTTGATGTCGTCGGAATGGGTGGATGCACAGGAGGCCTTGCGGATGGGCCTGGTCTGGCGGGTCTGCGAGCCGGAAGAGCTGCTGCCCGAAACCCGGCGATACGCCGAAGTCCTGGCTTCCCGGCCGGTTTCGAGCCTGATGGCGGTGAAACACACTATGACAGAACCGATTCGGCCCGAGATCGTGGCCGCAACCGCACGCGAGAACGCGCATTTCGCCGAGCTGATGGGCGCTGCGGCCAACGCCGCGGCGTTGGCCTCTTTCGCGGAGCGGAAGAACAGCTGA
- the bfr gene encoding bacterioferritin, whose product MQGDPDVLRLLNEQLTSELTAINQYFLHSKMQENWGFTEIAEHTRAESFDEMRHAEAITDRILLLDGLPNYQRLFSLRIGQTLREQFEADLAIEYEVLARLKPGVIMCRAKEDSTSAFLLEKIIADEENHVDYLETQLQLMEKLGEPLYLAQCVSRPPGSIA is encoded by the coding sequence ATGCAAGGGGATCCCGACGTTCTGCGTCTGCTCAACGAGCAGTTGACCAGTGAGCTGACTGCGATCAACCAGTACTTCCTGCACTCGAAAATGCAAGAGAACTGGGGCTTTACCGAGATTGCCGAGCACACTCGCGCGGAGTCCTTCGACGAGATGCGCCACGCCGAAGCGATCACCGACCGCATCTTGCTGCTGGACGGCCTGCCGAACTACCAGCGCCTGTTCTCGTTGCGCATCGGTCAGACGCTGCGCGAGCAATTCGAGGCCGATCTGGCAATCGAATACGAGGTCTTGGCCCGGCTCAAGCCCGGCGTGATCATGTGCCGCGCAAAAGAAGACAGCACCAGCGCCTTCTTGTTGGAGAAGATCATCGCCGACGAGGAAAACCACGTCGACTATCTGGAGACGCAGCTGCAGCTGATGGAGAAGCTGGGCGAGCCGCTGTACTTGGCGCAATGCGTGTCCCGGCCGCCGGGCTCGATCGCGTAG
- a CDS encoding MDR family MFS transporter yields MTSPRATSSAATQANPVVVDPTASGALITPRRRNLIFVAIVLGMLLAALDQTIVATALPTIVADLGDAGHQSWVVTSYLLASTIVTALVGKLGDVFGRKRVFQAAIVFFVVGSVSCGLSQSMAMLVGSRALQGIGGGGITVTASALIGEVVPLRERGRYQGILGAVFGVTTVVGPLLGGYFTDYLTWRWAFWVNVPISVLVIFVAAAAIPALAASTKPVIDYGGIVLVGLGAAGVTLATSWGGTLYPWGSPTIIALFVGAAAALAAFVWIESRVPQPILPTRLFASPVFTVCCVLSFVVGFAMLGAMTFLPTYMQYVNGVSATTSGLRTLPMVIGMLITSTGSGTLVGKTGRYKIFPVTGTALMALAFLLMSRMTPSTSALVQSLYLVILGAGIGLSMQVLVLIVQNTSNFEDLGVATSGVTFFRTIGSSFGAAIFGSLFSNFLDGRMPAALAASGAVPDAVSSPGALHRQPHSVAAPIVAAYSESLSEVFFWAAPVALVGFVLALFLREIPLRDIHNSAVDLGDGFGMPTTDTSERLLENAIARMLRGDPGVRLRSIAMRPDCRLDVAGLWGVMRIYRFGQMYGTARLSDIGDSMRIPFEVIEPTFGRLVASGYVQRDGDQMWLTPAGAEQVDYVYSLLLGWIVDKLSRSPSYQGRPDRRAVEIALQHIAHRVLAQRDWHDDAPNTGRLEAAAGGRY; encoded by the coding sequence ATGACGAGCCCGAGAGCAACGTCCAGCGCGGCAACTCAAGCCAATCCCGTTGTGGTGGATCCCACGGCCAGCGGTGCGTTGATCACCCCGCGACGTCGAAACCTGATCTTCGTCGCGATCGTGCTCGGGATGCTGCTCGCCGCGCTGGACCAGACCATCGTCGCGACCGCCTTGCCGACCATCGTCGCCGACCTGGGCGACGCCGGCCATCAATCCTGGGTCGTCACCAGCTACCTGCTGGCGTCGACGATCGTCACCGCACTGGTCGGCAAGCTCGGTGACGTGTTCGGCCGCAAACGCGTGTTTCAGGCCGCCATCGTGTTCTTTGTCGTCGGGTCGGTGTCGTGCGGGCTGTCCCAATCGATGGCCATGTTGGTCGGGTCGCGGGCGCTGCAGGGCATCGGCGGTGGGGGGATCACCGTCACGGCCAGCGCGCTGATCGGTGAGGTCGTCCCCCTGCGTGAACGCGGCCGCTACCAAGGCATTCTGGGCGCGGTCTTCGGGGTCACGACGGTCGTCGGCCCGTTGCTTGGCGGCTACTTCACCGACTACCTGACCTGGCGGTGGGCGTTTTGGGTGAACGTTCCGATCTCGGTGCTGGTCATCTTCGTTGCGGCAGCGGCCATTCCGGCGCTGGCGGCATCCACCAAGCCCGTCATCGACTATGGCGGAATTGTGTTGGTCGGACTGGGCGCCGCCGGCGTGACCCTGGCGACCAGTTGGGGCGGCACCCTGTACCCGTGGGGCTCGCCGACGATCATCGCATTGTTCGTCGGCGCCGCCGCGGCGCTGGCCGCCTTCGTTTGGATCGAAAGCCGGGTCCCCCAGCCGATCCTGCCGACTCGGCTGTTCGCCAGCCCGGTGTTCACGGTCTGCTGCGTGTTGTCGTTCGTGGTCGGTTTCGCGATGCTGGGCGCGATGACGTTTCTGCCGACCTACATGCAGTACGTCAACGGAGTCTCGGCGACGACGTCGGGGCTGCGCACGCTGCCAATGGTGATCGGGATGCTGATCACCTCGACCGGCAGCGGCACCCTGGTCGGCAAGACGGGCCGCTACAAGATCTTTCCGGTCACCGGTACCGCCCTGATGGCTCTGGCGTTTCTGCTGATGTCGCGGATGACCCCGTCCACCTCGGCACTGGTTCAGTCCCTCTACCTGGTCATCCTGGGGGCCGGCATCGGATTGTCGATGCAGGTACTGGTCCTCATCGTGCAGAACACCTCGAACTTCGAGGATCTCGGTGTCGCCACCTCGGGTGTGACGTTCTTCCGCACCATCGGTAGTTCGTTCGGCGCCGCGATCTTCGGTTCGCTGTTTTCGAACTTCCTCGACGGGCGGATGCCCGCGGCCCTGGCGGCCAGCGGCGCGGTGCCCGACGCGGTGAGTTCACCGGGTGCCCTGCATCGTCAGCCACATAGTGTGGCCGCCCCGATCGTGGCGGCCTATTCCGAGTCACTGAGCGAGGTGTTTTTCTGGGCCGCACCGGTTGCCCTGGTCGGGTTCGTCCTCGCGTTGTTCTTGCGTGAGATCCCTCTGCGGGACATCCACAACAGCGCAGTCGATCTCGGTGACGGATTCGGGATGCCGACCACCGACACTTCAGAACGGCTGTTGGAGAACGCGATTGCGCGTATGCTGCGCGGAGACCCCGGCGTACGGTTGCGCAGTATCGCGATGCGACCCGACTGTCGCCTCGACGTGGCCGGGCTGTGGGGCGTGATGCGCATCTACCGCTTCGGGCAGATGTATGGGACGGCCCGCCTCAGCGATATCGGCGACTCGATGCGGATCCCGTTCGAGGTCATCGAGCCCACCTTCGGTCGCTTGGTCGCTAGCGGCTACGTGCAACGCGACGGCGATCAAATGTGGCTGACCCCGGCCGGGGCTGAGCAAGTCGACTACGTCTATTCGTTGCTGTTGGGCTGGATCGTCGACAAGCTGTCGCGTTCGCCCAGTTATCAGGGCCGACCGGACCGCCGCGCAGTCGAAATCGCGCTGCAGCACATCGCCCACCGCGTTCTGGCTCAACGCGATTGGCACGACGACGCGCCCAACACCGGCCGCCTGGAGGCGGCCGCCGGCGGCAGATACTAG
- a CDS encoding peroxiredoxin: MALLTIGDQFPAYELTGLIGGDLSKVDAQQPEDYFKTFSSDGHEGKWRIVFFWPKDFTFVCPTEIAAFGKLNDEFEDRDAQVLGVSVDSEFVHFQWRAQHEDLKKLPFPMLSDIKRELALATGVLNADGVADRVTFIVDPNNEIQFVSATAGSVGRNVDEVLRVLDALQSDELCACNWRKGDPTLNAGELLKASA; encoded by the coding sequence ATGGCACTGTTGACGATCGGCGACCAGTTTCCCGCCTACGAGCTCACCGGGCTGATCGGCGGCGACCTGTCGAAGGTCGACGCCCAGCAACCGGAGGACTACTTCAAGACCTTCTCCAGCGACGGCCACGAGGGCAAGTGGCGGATCGTGTTCTTCTGGCCCAAGGACTTCACCTTTGTGTGCCCGACCGAGATCGCCGCGTTCGGCAAGCTGAACGACGAGTTCGAGGATCGCGACGCGCAGGTGCTCGGCGTGTCGGTGGACAGTGAATTCGTGCACTTCCAGTGGCGTGCCCAGCACGAGGACCTCAAGAAGCTGCCGTTCCCGATGCTGTCGGACATCAAGCGTGAACTCGCCTTGGCCACCGGTGTGCTCAATGCCGACGGTGTGGCCGACCGCGTCACCTTCATCGTGGACCCCAACAACGAGATCCAATTCGTCTCGGCGACCGCGGGATCCGTGGGGCGTAACGTGGACGAGGTGCTGCGAGTCTTGGACGCTCTGCAATCCGACGAGCTGTGTGCCTGCAACTGGCGCAAGGGCGACCCGACGCTGAACGCCGGAGAACTGCTCAAGGCCTCGGCGTAA
- a CDS encoding alkyl hydroperoxide reductase, translating to MSIENLKEALPEYAKDLKLNLGSIARTTVLNDEQLWGTLLASAAATRNTQVLAEIGAEAADNLSAEAYQAALGAASIMGMNNVFYRGRGFLDGKYDDLRAGLRMNIIGNPGVDKANFELWSFAVSSINGCSHCVVAHEHTLREAGVDREVILEALKAAAIVSGVAQAITTAQTLAGVG from the coding sequence ATGAGTATCGAGAATCTGAAGGAAGCGCTGCCGGAATACGCCAAGGACCTCAAGCTCAACCTGGGTTCGATCGCGCGGACCACCGTGCTCAACGACGAACAGTTGTGGGGCACGTTGCTGGCCAGTGCGGCGGCAACGCGAAACACCCAGGTGCTGGCCGAGATTGGGGCCGAGGCAGCCGACAATCTGTCTGCCGAGGCGTACCAGGCGGCTCTGGGTGCCGCGTCGATCATGGGCATGAACAACGTGTTCTACCGGGGCCGCGGGTTCTTGGACGGTAAGTACGACGACCTGCGGGCCGGACTGCGGATGAACATCATCGGCAATCCGGGGGTGGACAAGGCGAATTTCGAGCTGTGGTCGTTCGCGGTGTCATCGATCAACGGGTGTTCGCACTGCGTTGTGGCACACGAGCACACGCTTCGTGAGGCCGGCGTGGATCGTGAGGTGATCCTGGAAGCCTTGAAGGCCGCAGCGATTGTTTCTGGTGTGGCACAAGCGATCACGACCGCGCAGACACTGGCCGGCGTCGGCTGA
- a CDS encoding hydrogen peroxide-inducible genes activator, which yields MTDKSFQPTLAGLRAFAAVAEKHHFGSAATDLGVSQSTLSQSLAALETGLGTHLVERSTRRVRLTPEGAQLLPLAQAVVEAAEAFTAAAGGTSDPLQGTLRLGMIPTVAPYVLPTVLTGLSNRLPALTLRVIEDQTERLLTALRGGALDAALIALPADATGLTEVPIYEEDFLLAVPPGHPLSGKRRVPTSALADLPLLLLDEGHCLRDQALDVCQKAGVRAELADTRAASLATAVQCVTGGLGVTLIPQSAAPVEAARSQLGLAQFASPRPGRRIGLVFRSSSGRDESYRRLAAIIGESVGSEQRVRLAT from the coding sequence ATGACCGATAAGAGTTTTCAGCCGACCCTGGCCGGGCTTCGGGCCTTCGCGGCGGTGGCCGAGAAGCATCATTTCGGCAGTGCTGCAACGGATCTCGGTGTCAGTCAGTCGACACTCTCGCAGTCGCTCGCCGCCCTCGAAACGGGCCTGGGCACCCACCTCGTCGAGCGCTCGACGCGGCGTGTCCGCTTGACACCGGAAGGCGCGCAACTGCTGCCGCTCGCCCAAGCCGTGGTCGAGGCGGCGGAAGCGTTCACCGCCGCCGCGGGGGGCACCTCGGATCCGCTGCAGGGCACCCTGCGCCTCGGCATGATCCCCACGGTGGCGCCCTACGTCTTGCCCACCGTGCTGACCGGCCTCTCCAATCGCCTTCCCGCCCTGACCCTGCGGGTGATCGAAGACCAGACCGAGCGACTGCTGACCGCACTGCGCGGCGGGGCCCTGGATGCGGCCCTGATCGCGCTGCCCGCCGACGCCACCGGACTCACCGAGGTGCCGATCTACGAGGAGGACTTCCTGCTCGCGGTACCGCCCGGCCACCCGCTGTCCGGCAAACGCCGGGTACCCACCTCGGCGTTGGCGGACCTGCCGCTGCTGCTACTCGACGAGGGACACTGCCTGCGCGATCAGGCCCTCGATGTCTGCCAAAAGGCCGGTGTGCGAGCCGAACTCGCCGACACCCGAGCCGCGTCGCTGGCCACCGCGGTGCAGTGCGTGACCGGCGGGCTCGGGGTGACGCTGATCCCACAGAGCGCGGCACCCGTGGAGGCCGCCCGCAGCCAGCTCGGGCTCGCGCAGTTCGCGTCGCCGCGCCCGGGCCGGCGCATCGGCCTGGTGTTCCGCTCGTCGAGTGGCCGCGACGAATCGTATCGGCGACTTGCCGCCATCATCGGCGAGTCGGTCGGCAGCGAACAGCGAGTACGCCTGGCTACATAG
- a CDS encoding DUF1810 domain-containing protein: MDSADDPFDLTRFVVAQEPVYGSVVEELRAGRKRGHWMWFVFPQLRGLGSSPTAVHYGISSLQEARAYLGHEVLGPRLHECTRLVNQVRGRSITQIFGSPDDLKLRSSMTLFALATDDRQDFLALLDIYYRGEQDALTLAQLGD; the protein is encoded by the coding sequence ATGGACTCGGCGGACGATCCCTTCGATCTGACACGTTTCGTTGTCGCGCAGGAGCCGGTCTACGGCAGCGTCGTCGAGGAGCTGCGTGCCGGACGAAAACGTGGTCACTGGATGTGGTTCGTGTTCCCGCAGCTGCGCGGCCTGGGCAGTAGTCCGACGGCCGTCCACTACGGCATCTCGTCGCTGCAGGAGGCTCGCGCCTATCTCGGGCACGAGGTGCTGGGGCCGCGGCTGCATGAGTGCACCCGGCTGGTCAATCAGGTGCGAGGTCGCTCGATCACGCAGATCTTCGGTTCACCGGACGATCTCAAGCTGCGTTCGTCGATGACGTTGTTCGCGCTGGCGACCGATGACCGCCAGGATTTCCTCGCGCTGCTCGACATTTACTACCGCGGTGAGCAGGACGCCCTGACGCTGGCCCAGCTGGGCGACTAG
- a CDS encoding PPOX class F420-dependent oxidoreductase: MTTLKDAVALAAAESGLAVISTVRADGTVQASLVNVGLLPHPHTGESVLGFTTYGKVKLANLRERPQLAVTFRNGWQWATIEGRAELVGPDDSQPWLADSDQLRLLLREVFSTAGGTHDDWDEYDRVMAMERRAVVLIAPTRVYSNG; the protein is encoded by the coding sequence ATGACAACACTCAAGGACGCTGTCGCGCTGGCGGCGGCGGAAAGCGGGTTGGCGGTGATCTCGACGGTTCGCGCCGACGGAACCGTGCAGGCATCGCTGGTCAACGTCGGCCTGTTACCCCACCCGCATACCGGTGAGTCGGTCCTCGGCTTCACCACCTACGGCAAAGTCAAACTCGCCAACCTCCGGGAACGGCCGCAACTGGCCGTCACGTTCCGCAACGGCTGGCAATGGGCGACTATCGAAGGCCGCGCAGAGCTGGTCGGCCCCGACGACTCGCAACCGTGGCTTGCCGACAGCGACCAGTTGCGGCTCCTGCTGCGCGAGGTCTTCAGCACGGCCGGCGGAACCCACGACGACTGGGACGAATACGACCGCGTGATGGCCATGGAACGTCGCGCCGTGGTGCTGATCGCGCCCACCCGCGTCTACAGCAACGGGTGA
- a CDS encoding alpha-hydroxy acid oxidase encodes MAVKRRMPKARDLAPLMQFKRPQFNATTRRLSAAFTIEDLRRIAKRRTPKAAFDYTDGAAEDELSLERARQAFRDIEFHPTILRDVSNVTLGWDVLGQPVALPFGIAPTGFTRLMQTEGEIAGAAAAARAGIPFSLSTLGTCAIEDLVAAVPQGRKWFQLYMWKDRDRSMALVKRAADAGFDTLLATVDVPVSGARFRDSRNGMTIPPSLTLRTVLDAVPHPKWWFDLLTTEPLAFASLDRWPGTVAEYLSTMFDPSLTFDDLAWIKEQWPGKLVVKGIQTLDDARAAVQHGVDGIVLSNHGGRQLDRAPVPFHLLPAVARELGKDTEILVDTGIMSGADIVAAIALGARFTLVGRAYLYGLMAGGEAGVSRAIEILESGVLRTMRLLGVRSLEELSPAHVTQLRRLGPVE; translated from the coding sequence ATGGCCGTCAAACGACGCATGCCCAAAGCCCGCGACCTGGCCCCGCTCATGCAATTCAAGCGGCCGCAGTTCAACGCGACCACACGTCGGCTCAGCGCGGCCTTCACGATCGAGGATCTGCGCCGCATCGCCAAACGCCGCACCCCGAAGGCGGCATTCGACTACACCGACGGCGCGGCCGAGGACGAGTTGTCGTTAGAGCGTGCCCGACAAGCCTTCCGCGACATCGAATTCCACCCGACGATCCTGCGCGACGTCAGCAATGTGACCCTCGGGTGGGACGTGCTGGGTCAGCCCGTCGCCTTGCCCTTCGGGATCGCGCCGACCGGATTCACCCGGTTGATGCAGACCGAAGGCGAGATCGCCGGAGCGGCGGCGGCGGCCCGGGCCGGCATCCCGTTTTCGCTCTCCACGCTCGGAACCTGCGCAATCGAAGACCTGGTGGCCGCGGTCCCGCAGGGCCGCAAATGGTTTCAGCTATATATGTGGAAGGACCGAGACCGGTCGATGGCACTGGTCAAGCGCGCCGCCGACGCCGGATTCGACACCCTGCTGGCCACCGTCGACGTGCCGGTCTCCGGGGCCCGGTTCCGGGACAGCCGCAACGGGATGACGATCCCGCCGTCGCTGACGCTGCGCACCGTGCTCGACGCGGTGCCGCACCCGAAGTGGTGGTTCGACTTGCTGACCACCGAGCCACTGGCGTTCGCGTCGCTGGATCGCTGGCCGGGCACCGTCGCCGAGTACCTGAGCACGATGTTCGACCCCAGCCTGACCTTCGACGACCTGGCCTGGATCAAGGAGCAGTGGCCCGGCAAGCTCGTGGTCAAGGGTATCCAGACCCTCGACGATGCGCGGGCTGCCGTGCAGCACGGCGTCGACGGCATCGTGTTGTCCAATCATGGTGGACGCCAACTGGATCGGGCCCCGGTGCCCTTCCATCTGTTGCCGGCGGTGGCGCGCGAGCTGGGCAAGGACACCGAAATTCTGGTAGACACCGGCATCATGTCCGGCGCCGACATCGTGGCCGCGATCGCGCTGGGCGCACGGTTCACGCTGGTTGGGCGGGCCTATCTCTACGGGCTGATGGCGGGCGGCGAGGCGGGGGTCAGCCGGGCGATCGAAATCCTGGAGAGCGGGGTGCTGCGCACGATGCGGCTGCTCGGCGTGCGGAGTCTCGAGGAGCTCTCCCCCGCCCACGTCACGCAGCTGCGGCGGCTGGGACCGGTCGAGTAG
- a CDS encoding CGNR zinc finger domain-containing protein, giving the protein MKFAFVCGRACLNFAGTLKHRNTSREERLTEPAALSEWAVQAGLVDAGIEIADDDLAAAIAVREAIYRTVTARLDGRQPAAADVDLLNEQASRPALTPRLLPNGDTARGGTAPQLIASLAADLLDLLAGPDIDNVKRCDHPNCSLLYVDSSRAKNRHWCGMATCGNKVKVQAFRARQRAAAN; this is encoded by the coding sequence GTGAAATTCGCGTTCGTTTGCGGCCGGGCCTGCCTCAACTTCGCGGGCACGCTGAAACACCGCAACACCTCTCGTGAAGAACGATTGACCGAACCTGCGGCGCTGTCGGAATGGGCCGTGCAGGCGGGATTGGTGGATGCCGGCATCGAGATCGCCGACGACGACCTGGCCGCCGCGATCGCCGTGCGGGAAGCGATCTACCGCACTGTCACCGCGCGGCTGGACGGCCGCCAGCCCGCGGCGGCCGATGTCGACCTGTTGAACGAGCAGGCATCGCGCCCTGCGCTGACGCCGCGGCTGCTGCCCAACGGCGACACCGCCCGCGGCGGAACCGCGCCACAACTGATCGCAAGCTTGGCCGCGGATCTGCTGGATCTGCTCGCCGGCCCCGACATCGACAACGTCAAGCGGTGCGACCACCCGAACTGCTCGCTGCTCTACGTCGACTCCTCGCGGGCGAAGAACCGGCACTGGTGCGGCATGGCCACCTGCGGCAACAAAGTCAAGGTCCAGGCCTTCCGGGCGCGCCAGCGCGCTGCGGCTAATTGA
- a CDS encoding alpha-amylase family glycosyl hydrolase, whose protein sequence is MTASWVAHAIWWQVYPLGFVGAFPTPEGSDPPGPGEHRLRRLADWFDHAIELGASGIALGPIFASRTHGYDTTDHYRIDPRLGDDGDFDYLVAEARARGLRVLLDGVFNHVGVDFGRYLDAAHDDTAARWFRGRPGRFHTFEGHSELITLNHDHPEVVDYVADVMSHWLQRGADGWRLDAAYAVPQQFWATTLPRVRERHPDAWFVGELIHGDYAAIVEAATFDSATQYELWKAIWSSLNDGNFFELNWALQRHSTFLASFAPLTFIGNHDVTRIASQLDNPHHLAHALVLLLTIGGVPSVYAGDEFGFRAVKEERYGGDDAVRPEFASPPLQLDDFGAEVWRLHQFLIGLRRRHPWLHSATTTSMRLANRHYVYETRSGNDALVVALNIDDEPVRLVLSELGPARAEVVAGSAAPPSDVVAEVTVEPHGWRILRPA, encoded by the coding sequence GTGACCGCATCCTGGGTAGCGCACGCGATCTGGTGGCAGGTCTATCCCTTGGGCTTCGTGGGAGCATTTCCCACGCCCGAGGGATCGGACCCGCCGGGTCCGGGCGAACACCGGTTGCGGCGGCTTGCCGACTGGTTCGATCACGCCATCGAGCTGGGGGCATCCGGAATCGCCCTGGGGCCGATCTTCGCCTCGCGCACACACGGTTACGACACCACCGACCACTACCGGATCGACCCCCGACTCGGTGACGACGGCGATTTCGACTACCTCGTCGCCGAGGCCCGAGCCCGCGGCCTGCGGGTACTGCTCGACGGTGTCTTCAACCATGTCGGGGTGGACTTCGGGCGCTACCTCGATGCGGCGCACGACGATACGGCCGCGCGCTGGTTTCGGGGCCGTCCCGGACGGTTTCACACCTTTGAGGGGCATTCCGAGCTGATTACCCTCAATCACGACCACCCGGAAGTCGTCGACTACGTCGCCGACGTGATGTCGCACTGGTTGCAGCGGGGCGCGGACGGCTGGCGCCTGGACGCGGCTTACGCTGTGCCACAACAGTTCTGGGCGACGACGTTACCGCGGGTGCGCGAGCGGCATCCGGACGCCTGGTTCGTCGGCGAACTCATTCACGGCGACTATGCCGCGATCGTCGAGGCGGCCACCTTCGACTCCGCCACCCAGTACGAACTGTGGAAGGCGATCTGGAGCAGCCTCAACGACGGCAACTTCTTCGAGCTGAACTGGGCGCTGCAGCGCCACAGCACGTTTCTGGCCAGTTTCGCGCCGCTGACGTTCATCGGCAATCATGACGTCACCCGCATCGCCAGCCAGCTGGACAATCCCCATCACCTCGCGCACGCGCTGGTGTTGCTGTTGACCATAGGCGGTGTGCCCAGCGTATACGCCGGCGACGAGTTCGGGTTCCGCGCCGTCAAAGAAGAGCGTTACGGCGGCGACGACGCGGTGCGCCCGGAGTTCGCCTCTCCCCCTTTGCAATTGGACGACTTCGGTGCCGAGGTATGGCGACTGCACCAATTCCTGATTGGACTGCGCCGGCGCCACCCCTGGCTCCATTCCGCCACCACCACGTCGATGCGGCTGGCCAACCGGCACTACGTCTACGAGACGCGCAGCGGAAACGATGCACTAGTGGTTGCGCTCAACATCGACGACGAGCCGGTGCGGCTGGTGCTGTCGGAGCTGGGACCGGCGCGCGCCGAGGTGGTCGCCGGATCGGCAGCCCCACCCAGCGACGTCGTCGCCGAGGTGACCGTCGAACCGCACGGCTGGCGAATCCTGCGCCCCGCCTAG
- a CDS encoding EthD domain-containing protein codes for MEKVIAVLRRADADDDWTARQRGPVADALLGLGLPGLAINVKDSGVRHSLMTLTTMDPPAVAVVSMWTEQCYGAQMTKALAILEAECEQLAAYLVTESVPLPYPGGDPGSRTTGFANIALLRRPAGLDQATWLNRWQLNHTSVAIETQSTFGYTQNWVVRALTPDAPGIAGIVEELFPIEAVTDLKAFFGAADDDDLQDRLGRMVASTTAFGANENIDTVPTSRYVYKAAFGT; via the coding sequence ATGGAGAAGGTGATCGCGGTGCTCAGGCGCGCAGATGCGGACGACGATTGGACCGCCCGCCAACGGGGTCCGGTAGCGGACGCCTTGTTGGGCTTGGGCCTGCCCGGGTTGGCCATCAACGTGAAAGACAGCGGGGTGCGGCACTCGCTGATGACGCTGACGACCATGGACCCACCGGCCGTTGCCGTCGTGAGCATGTGGACCGAGCAGTGCTACGGCGCACAGATGACCAAGGCGTTGGCGATCCTCGAGGCCGAATGTGAACAGCTCGCCGCCTATTTGGTCACCGAGTCGGTGCCGCTGCCTTATCCCGGCGGTGACCCCGGCTCCCGCACGACAGGTTTTGCCAATATCGCGCTGCTGCGCCGGCCCGCGGGGCTGGACCAGGCAACGTGGCTGAACCGCTGGCAGCTCAACCACACCTCGGTGGCCATCGAGACGCAGTCGACCTTCGGTTATACCCAGAACTGGGTGGTGAGGGCGCTGACTCCGGACGCGCCGGGAATCGCGGGCATCGTCGAGGAGTTGTTCCCGATCGAAGCGGTCACCGATCTCAAGGCATTCTTCGGGGCCGCCGACGACGACGACCTGCAGGACCGGCTGGGCCGAATGGTCGCCAGTACAACAGCATTCGGCGCTAACGAGAACATCGACACGGTGCCGACCAGCCGCTATGTATACAAGGCAGCCTTTGGAACGTGA